In the Campylobacter sputorum subsp. sputorum genome, GCCTACAGTAGCACCAAATACATCTCGCTTAAGGATATCTCTTCGTGGTGATGTAGAAAAAAGCGAACTTAAAATGCTAAAAGAGATTTTGTATGCAAGTTAAATTTATAAAAAATAATGCCAAAAATAAAAAACTTATATTGATTTTTTTAGGATATTCGTTTTTACCACAATGCTTAAATGTATTAATTGCAAATACTCAAAAAAAAGAGTTTGATTTGTGTGTGGTTTATGACTATTCAAATTTAAATTTTGATATATTGCAAGATATTTTACAATACAAACATATATATCTTATAGCTTGGTCTATGGGAGTTTGGGCTGCAAATTTAGTTTTTCAAAGTGATAAATTTAATGATATAAATTTAATAAAAAAAGTAGCAATAAATGGAACTATTTATGGTATAGATGATGAGCGAGGCATACCAAAGAATTTGTTTAAAAAAAGTATAGATGAGTTTGATTTTGAAAACTTTAAAAGACTTTGTTTTTTAAAAGATTTAGACAAAGTTGATTTTGAATTTGGCAAAAATCCTAAAAATGAACTAGAACAAATTTATATTTTTTCGCAACAAAATAATAAAATAAAAGATAGTTTAAATATCGATAAAACCATCATTTCAAAAAGAGATTTTATATTTCCAACTACTGCTTATACAAATTTAACTTGCGAAAAAAAGTTTATAAACGCTCCGCATTTTCCATTTTTTTATTTCAAAAATTTTGGAGAAATTTTTGAAATTTAAAACAGCAAAAAATTATGAAGATTTTGCATATGCTCAAAAATTTGCAGCAAAAAAGCTTATAAATGAGCTAAAAAAACATTCATTATATTATAAAAATATATATGAGATAGGCTGTGGTTGTGGGGTTTTAACAAAATTTATTTTAAAAGAGTTGGATTTTAAAGATATTATTTTAAATGATATTTATAAAAGTGATTTTATGAATGGAAATTTTTCAACACAAATAGGCGATATTAGAGATATTAAAATGCCTTCAAATTTAGATTTGATTGTATCAAGTTCAGTTTTTCAATGGTTTGATAAAAGAGGCGAGTTTGAAAAACTCATAGATAAAATTTATCTATCTCTAAACAGTGGCGGTATATTTGCTTTTTGTATGTTTATAAACGGAACACTTTATGAGTTAAGCAGTTTTACAAAACAGGGGCTTAATTATAAAACAGACAAAGAAATTTTATCATTATTGTCAGATTTTAAAATTTTAAACTTTATAAACGATGAATATATTGCTAAATTTAATAACTTAAAAGAGCTTTTAAATCATTTAAAACAAACTGGTGTTAATAATATAAATGGAAATTTTAAGCTTACTAAAAGTAGCATTTTAGCATTAGAAAATCACTTTGAAAATGATTTTTCATTGAGTTATAAATTTATAAATGTAGTATGCAAAAAGGCATGACGATAAGCCGAGTTCTGTCTAGAACGGTCATTTATCTAGGCTAAATTTCGCAATTTAGCTCAAGCGAAGGGTTTTAATATAAGACCAAAACCATCCCTTCTTGCTGCAGGTTGGGTTTACAAAGCCATCATTGTTACCAATAATGCTGGTAAGCTCTTACCTTACCGTTTCACCTTTACCGCAAATGCGGAAGTTTGCTTTCTGTTGCACTATCCCTTAAGTTTCCTTAGCCATCTGTTAGATGGAACCATGTCTTATAGCAGCTCGGACTTTCCTCTTTGGTGTGAGATGCCAAAGCGACCGTTTATCATGCCAAATGTAATTTTATCAAAAATGAACTTAATAATATTTTATCGTTTTATTGTTACTTTTGGTAAAATAAAATGTGAGTTTTTTAAAGAATGATATAATTATAAGCTGTTTTTTACTAAAAAGTGATAGTATATTATGATAATCATAAAAAAGGAATAATTTAGATTATGGAAAAAACTTTACAAAATCAGGCTTTAGAGTATCATTTAGGTGGAAAGGTAGCTATTAGTGTTACAAAACCTTGCGTAAATTCAAAAGATCTCTCTCTTGCTTATAGCCCTGGTGTTGCTGAGCCTTGCAAAGAGATTCAAAGAGATGAAAATTTAGTTTATAAATATACATCAAAATCAAATTTAGTAGCTGTAATAAGCAATGGAACAGCAGTTTTAGGACTTGGAGATATAGGTGCAGCAGCAAGTAAGCCAGTAATGGAAGGAAAGGCTGTTTTATTTAAAAAATTTGCAAATGTTGATGCTTTTGATATAGAAATAAACGAAAGAGATCCTAAAAAAATAGTTGAAATTTGTAAAGCCATCTCAGTTGGATTTGGCGGTATAAATTTAGAAGATATAAAAGCACCTGAGTGTTTTGAAATAGAAAGAGAGCTTCAAAAAGCAGTTAATATCCCTATAATGCACGATGATCAACACGGAACTGCAATGATAACAACCGCAGGTCTTATAAATGCACTTGAAATTTCAAAAAAAGATATCAAAAATATACGAGTTGTCGTAAATGGAAGTGGTGCATCTGGCATAGCTTGTGCAAAAATGTATAAAGAACTCGGTGTACAAAATATAATAATGCTTGATTCAAAGGGTGTTATTCATGATGGTAGAAATGATTTAAATGAGCAAAAAAAGGAATTTGCAATTCACACGGATCTTAGAACTTTACAAGATGCTATGAATGGTGCTGATATGTTTTTAGGACTTAGCAAAGGTGGTGTCGTTAGTAAAGATATGGTTAAATCTATGGCAAAAAATCCTATAATATTTGCACTTGCAAATCCTGTTCCTGAAATTTTTCCTCACGAGATAATGGAAGTTAGAGATGATGCTATGATTGGCACTGGAAGAAGCGATTTTCCAAACCAAATAAATAATGTTTTAGGCTTCCCATATATTTTTAGAGGTGCTCTTGATGTGCATGCAAGAAAAATAACGCCAAATATGAAAATGGCTGCAGCAAAAGCTCTTGCAATGCTTGCAAGAGAACCTGTAAGTAAGGAAATTTTAGATTTAACTAAAAATCCAAATTTAACTTTTGGAAAAGATTATATCATACCAAATCCTTTTGATAAAAGAGTGCTTTTTGCTGTTGCACCAGAGGTTGCTAAGGCTGCATTTAATGATGGTGTTGCTGGTATTAATAATTTTGATGAAAAAGAGTATTTAGAGTCATTAAGAATCAACTTTTTAGAAAAACATTTATAAATTTAAAGCAACTTTGATTTAAGTTGCTTTAAATTGTTATTGTATTTCAAAATGTGTTATTTTGGATAGTTTTTCATTTGTGTTTAGAATTTCGTATTTGAAATTTTTAGCAACTTTGAAGTTTTCAAGCCTTTTTATATGCATATTGGTGTAATTTTGTGCGTTTTGTTCATTATCAAATGCATAAATTCCGCCAGCTATATTTTTTTTACTATTTTCTGTCCATATTTTCCATAAAAATCCTTTTTCCATTGTTATGCTTTGTGCTAAGTCTTTGCACTCTTCATACATTTTCTCACCATATCCGCCACTATAATCAAAAGTAATTTGCAAAATAACCATTTTTTATCCTTTTTAGTTTTTATGATAGATAATATAGCTCAAATTTATAAATTTATTTTATAAACCCACTTCCCAAAACTCTATCTTTATCATCATAAAATACTGCAAGTTGTCCACTTGCTATACCATATGCCGGCTCATCAAGTTCTATCATAGCACCATTTTGGGCCATCTTAACATTTCCATTTATTTTTGGACTTCTATATCTTATTTTAACACCTGCTGTAAATTCTTTTAAATTTACAAATGCATTGAAATTTGTAGTTTCAAATTTATTTTGCGATAAATCTTCCTTGTTTCCAACTATGATTTCATTATTTTTTGAATCTATTTTTATAACATAATGTGGATCATGTGCACCATCTATTCTAAAACCGCTTCTTTTT is a window encoding:
- a CDS encoding pimeloyl-ACP methyl esterase BioG family protein, with the protein product MQVKFIKNNAKNKKLILIFLGYSFLPQCLNVLIANTQKKEFDLCVVYDYSNLNFDILQDILQYKHIYLIAWSMGVWAANLVFQSDKFNDINLIKKVAINGTIYGIDDERGIPKNLFKKSIDEFDFENFKRLCFLKDLDKVDFEFGKNPKNELEQIYIFSQQNNKIKDSLNIDKTIISKRDFIFPTTAYTNLTCEKKFINAPHFPFFYFKNFGEIFEI
- a CDS encoding methyltransferase domain-containing protein, producing MKFKTAKNYEDFAYAQKFAAKKLINELKKHSLYYKNIYEIGCGCGVLTKFILKELDFKDIILNDIYKSDFMNGNFSTQIGDIRDIKMPSNLDLIVSSSVFQWFDKRGEFEKLIDKIYLSLNSGGIFAFCMFINGTLYELSSFTKQGLNYKTDKEILSLLSDFKILNFINDEYIAKFNNLKELLNHLKQTGVNNINGNFKLTKSSILALENHFENDFSLSYKFINVVCKKA
- a CDS encoding malic enzyme-like NAD(P)-binding protein; protein product: MEKTLQNQALEYHLGGKVAISVTKPCVNSKDLSLAYSPGVAEPCKEIQRDENLVYKYTSKSNLVAVISNGTAVLGLGDIGAAASKPVMEGKAVLFKKFANVDAFDIEINERDPKKIVEICKAISVGFGGINLEDIKAPECFEIERELQKAVNIPIMHDDQHGTAMITTAGLINALEISKKDIKNIRVVVNGSGASGIACAKMYKELGVQNIIMLDSKGVIHDGRNDLNEQKKEFAIHTDLRTLQDAMNGADMFLGLSKGGVVSKDMVKSMAKNPIIFALANPVPEIFPHEIMEVRDDAMIGTGRSDFPNQINNVLGFPYIFRGALDVHARKITPNMKMAAAKALAMLAREPVSKEILDLTKNPNLTFGKDYIIPNPFDKRVLFAVAPEVAKAAFNDGVAGINNFDEKEYLESLRINFLEKHL
- a CDS encoding monooxygenase, whose translation is MVILQITFDYSGGYGEKMYEECKDLAQSITMEKGFLWKIWTENSKKNIAGGIYAFDNEQNAQNYTNMHIKRLENFKVAKNFKYEILNTNEKLSKITHFEIQ